The Aedes aegypti strain LVP_AGWG chromosome 3, AaegL5.0 Primary Assembly, whole genome shotgun sequence genome contains a region encoding:
- the LOC5577046 gene encoding lipid storage droplets surface-binding protein 2 — translation MSNYNPLRNRASISAPLVHKFDGLLQLVKGIDRLEVSVPIIKEQPQEIHNQAKSKVKPYTEKKANEVLASQYRRIAVNGVDTTAQLVERLLDYYFPKCEGDDEDNALISVKEDPPCTPFRRLSNKVARRVYRTVSKQVKTLRKEDVKEYVVTLIAVLRLTQYLNFLNDKRQHQAGED, via the exons atgTCAA ACTACAATCCCCTTCGGAACCGTGCCAGTATCTCCGCCCCGCTGGTGCATAAGTTCGACGGCCTGCTCCAGCTGGTCAAGGGCATCGACCGCCTCGAGGTGAGCGTACCGATCATCAAGGAACAACCGCAGGAGATCCACAACCAGGCAAAGTCTAAGGTCAAACCCTACACCGAGAAG AAAGCCAACGAAGTACTGGCTTCCCAGTACAGAAGGATCGCCGTGAACGGCGTGGACACCACCGCTCAGCTGGTCGAGCGTCTTCTGGACTACTACTTCCCGAAGTGCGAAGGCGACGATGAAGATAACGCTCTCATCTCGGTTAAGGAAGATCCACCCTGCACACCGTTCAGACGCCTCTCCAACAAAGTTGCCCGCCGCGTCTACCGCACCGTGTCCAAGCAGGTGAAAACCCTCCGCAAGGAAGATGTCAAGGAATACGTCGTCACGTTGATTGCCGTCCTCCGCCTGACCCAGTACCTCAACTTCCTGAACGACAAACGGCAACACCAGGCCGGGGAAGATTAG